A section of the Paenibacillus aurantius genome encodes:
- a CDS encoding aldo/keto reductase, whose translation MEYTKLGNTGLDVSRICLGCMGFGVAERWTHPWVINEEQSRPIIKQALELGINFFDTANVYSDGTSEEIVGRALKDYANRDQIVLATKVWGRMNKGPNGAGLSRKAIMSEIDKSLKRLGTDYVDLYQIHRWDYDTPIEETMEAMHDVVKAGKARYIGASAMFAWQFLKALNVADKKGWTRFVSMQNHMNLIYREEEREMLPLCREEGIGVIPYSPLASGRLTHDRGETTHRSETDQVQKRKYDVMADADQSIVDRVAELAEKHGAPRAQIALAWLLQKQPVTAPIVGATKTSHLEVAAGALSVKLAPEEIAYVEEPYVPHPVVGAQ comes from the coding sequence ATGGAGTATACGAAACTTGGAAACACCGGCTTGGATGTTTCTCGAATTTGCCTTGGCTGCATGGGTTTTGGTGTAGCAGAGCGTTGGACGCACCCATGGGTTATCAACGAAGAACAGAGCCGCCCGATTATTAAACAGGCACTTGAACTGGGGATCAACTTTTTTGATACGGCGAACGTCTACTCCGACGGAACAAGCGAAGAAATTGTTGGACGGGCGCTAAAGGACTACGCCAACCGGGATCAAATCGTTCTTGCCACCAAGGTTTGGGGACGCATGAACAAAGGGCCAAATGGCGCTGGGTTGTCCCGGAAAGCGATCATGAGTGAGATTGACAAGAGCCTCAAAAGGCTGGGCACTGATTACGTCGATTTGTACCAAATTCATCGGTGGGATTACGACACGCCGATCGAAGAGACGATGGAAGCCATGCATGACGTGGTGAAGGCTGGTAAGGCGAGATACATTGGTGCTTCGGCGATGTTTGCGTGGCAATTTCTAAAAGCACTGAATGTCGCCGATAAAAAGGGATGGACTCGCTTTGTATCCATGCAGAACCACATGAACCTTATATACCGTGAAGAGGAACGTGAGATGTTGCCTCTTTGTAGGGAAGAAGGAATCGGCGTGATTCCTTATAGCCCGCTTGCTTCAGGGAGACTCACGCATGATCGAGGAGAAACGACACATCGTTCTGAAACCGACCAAGTTCAAAAGAGAAAATACGATGTGATGGCAGATGCCGATCAATCGATTGTGGATCGTGTGGCAGAACTTGCTGAAAAACATGGCGCTCCCCGCGCTCAAATCGCATTAGCGTGGTTGTTGCAGAAACAACCGGTCACAGCGCCGATAGTCGGGGCTACGAAAACGTCTCATCTTGAAGTTGCGGCCGGTGCTCTTTCTGTGAAGCTAGCACCTGAAGAAATTGCGTATGTGGAAGAACCTTATGTGCCGCACCCAGTCGTTGGTGCTCAGTGA
- a CDS encoding transposase: protein MGEIRKTYDIEFKRRAVEMFVVEGMGYKTVAKALSINDKMVRRWVSHYEREGLEGLKEKRGTSSTGRPKKPATVEEELLQLRAENALLKKLIELQRGEEKNNVKRTKPLRN from the coding sequence TTGGGCGAAATTCGGAAGACGTATGACATAGAATTCAAACGGCGAGCAGTGGAAATGTTCGTTGTAGAGGGTATGGGCTACAAAACCGTAGCAAAGGCTTTGAGCATCAACGACAAAATGGTTCGAAGATGGGTATCGCATTATGAACGAGAAGGACTCGAGGGGCTTAAGGAAAAAAGAGGCACATCAAGTACAGGGAGACCCAAGAAACCGGCAACGGTGGAAGAAGAACTATTGCAGCTCCGAGCGGAGAATGCGTTGCTAAAAAAGCTTATCGAACTGCAAAGGGGGGAAGAGAAGAACAACGTCAAACGTACCAAGCCATTGAGGAACTAG
- a CDS encoding SDR family oxidoreductase yields the protein MKEVILWTGAGQIGMAIARRIGFGKKIMVGDKNLDNSEAIAKIMKEAGFDVEPVETDISSRESIINLIAEGQKYGEITALINAAGVSPSQAPIEMILKVDLYGTAVLLEEVGKVIAPGGVGVTISSQSGHRMPPLGVEMDEQLATTPTEDLLSLEVLRPENIKDTLHAYQMAKRCNVKRVMYESIRWGERDARLNSISPGIIVTPLALDEFNGPRGDFYKNMFAKCPAGRPGTADEVANVAELLMMPQGAFITGSDFLIDGGATASYFYGPLKRAE from the coding sequence ATGAAAGAAGTGATCCTTTGGACCGGTGCTGGACAGATTGGCATGGCGATAGCTAGAAGAATTGGTTTCGGTAAGAAAATTATGGTTGGTGACAAGAACCTAGATAATAGCGAGGCTATTGCAAAAATTATGAAAGAAGCCGGATTTGATGTGGAGCCTGTCGAAACGGACATTTCATCCAGAGAATCTATTATAAATTTGATTGCAGAAGGACAGAAGTATGGTGAAATCACTGCTCTTATCAATGCAGCGGGCGTGTCACCTAGTCAGGCACCTATTGAAATGATTTTGAAAGTGGATTTATACGGAACCGCAGTATTGCTGGAGGAAGTAGGTAAGGTCATAGCTCCTGGGGGGGTTGGTGTGACCATTTCCAGTCAATCTGGACACCGAATGCCTCCATTGGGAGTTGAAATGGATGAACAGCTGGCAACGACACCAACGGAAGATCTCCTTAGTTTGGAAGTCCTTCGTCCAGAAAATATCAAGGATACGCTGCACGCTTATCAAATGGCGAAACGGTGCAATGTGAAGCGCGTTATGTATGAATCAATACGTTGGGGGGAAAGAGACGCCCGTCTCAATTCCATTTCTCCAGGGATTATCGTAACGCCATTGGCCTTAGACGAATTCAATGGTCCAAGAGGAGATTTCTATAAAAATATGTTTGCCAAATGCCCTGCCGGTCGTCCAGGAACAGCGGATGAGGTTGCCAATGTGGCTGAGCTGCTGATGATGCCGCAGGGGGCTTTCATCACAGGGTCTGATTTCCTAATTGACGGCGGAGCCACGGCTTCTTATTTTTACGGACCACTTAAACGAGCAGAATAA
- a CDS encoding ATP-binding response regulator: MDYPIKILLVDDRPDEYTSIQAVLANTPYELIGATSGMSALKLLLENEVALIIMDVLMPDMNGFETARRIKMRKKSQDIPIIFLTSLTSELEDYMMAYSSGAIDYLTKPFHPEILRSKIEGFVRLYRARKELQLKTAQLEERTQELEEANRVLTQMKETAEIASRIKTSFLAMMSHEIRTPLNGILAMSDMLMESEMKEEDRETAEIIHTSGRGLLSIINHILDYSKLEAGKMELDREPFELELCLKETVDLFRALARERGISLETYLDPAVPQTVMGDPNKLRQVLNNLIGNAIKFTEAGGVKVYVYQRYEAGPAFDLEFVVEDSGIGIPEDKMGYLFQPFTQINSPSHRFGGTGLGLSICKTLVELMGGTISASSHPGDGTMFSFTIPSAYPGSFAQNVTQR, from the coding sequence ATGGATTATCCGATCAAAATCCTGCTGGTGGACGACCGGCCCGATGAATACACCTCGATCCAAGCGGTGCTTGCCAACACCCCTTACGAGCTCATAGGCGCCACCTCGGGAATGTCGGCGCTGAAGCTCCTTCTCGAGAATGAAGTGGCCCTGATCATCATGGATGTGCTGATGCCCGACATGAACGGCTTTGAGACGGCACGGCGCATCAAGATGCGCAAGAAGTCACAGGACATCCCGATCATTTTCCTCACGTCCTTGACCTCGGAGCTGGAGGATTACATGATGGCTTATTCCTCGGGGGCCATCGACTACTTGACGAAGCCCTTCCATCCGGAAATTCTGAGAAGCAAGATCGAAGGCTTCGTCCGGCTCTACCGGGCGCGCAAGGAGCTTCAGCTTAAGACGGCGCAGCTGGAGGAGCGCACGCAGGAGCTCGAGGAAGCGAACCGCGTGCTTACGCAAATGAAGGAAACCGCGGAGATCGCTTCCCGAATCAAAACGAGCTTCCTCGCCATGATGAGCCACGAAATCCGGACCCCGCTCAACGGCATTCTGGCCATGTCCGATATGCTGATGGAATCCGAGATGAAGGAAGAGGACCGCGAAACGGCCGAGATCATTCATACGAGCGGGCGCGGTCTGTTGTCGATCATCAATCATATTCTCGATTATTCGAAGCTGGAAGCGGGCAAAATGGAGCTGGACCGGGAGCCGTTCGAGCTCGAGCTGTGCCTGAAGGAAACGGTCGACCTGTTCCGGGCACTGGCGAGGGAACGCGGCATCAGCCTGGAGACATACCTCGATCCGGCCGTTCCGCAAACGGTCATGGGGGACCCGAACAAGCTCCGGCAGGTGCTGAACAATCTGATCGGCAACGCGATCAAATTTACCGAAGCCGGCGGCGTGAAGGTGTATGTCTACCAACGGTACGAAGCCGGCCCGGCCTTCGATCTCGAATTCGTCGTCGAAGATTCCGGGATCGGCATTCCAGAGGATAAGATGGGCTACCTCTTCCAGCCCTTCACGCAGATCAATTCCCCCTCCCATCGATTCGGCGGAACCGGGTTGGGCTTGTCCATCTGCAAAACGCTCGTGGAGCTCATGGGCGGCACCATATCCGCCTCGTCCCACCCGGGAGACGGCACGATGTTCAGCTTTACGATTCCGTCGGCTTATCCGGGCAGCTTCGCACAAAATGTAACACAACGGTAA
- a CDS encoding TetR/AcrR family transcriptional regulator — protein sequence MSKVDRRIQKTQEALKKAIIELMSEKEFDDITIQDISDRANVSRGTIYLHYQDKFDLLDRLIAEHIKEMRDICESTSDMEYKDANLPWFEYLEKNHLFFSTMLKSKGAPSFRSQFLEFLIEEFQDEVNVKGGKNRGLNADVILQFIVTSYVGMVEWWIANGMPYSPHVMAEQVGILLERNL from the coding sequence ATGTCTAAAGTGGATAGAAGAATACAGAAAACTCAAGAAGCGTTAAAGAAAGCCATTATAGAACTAATGTCTGAAAAAGAATTCGATGATATTACGATACAAGATATTTCCGACAGAGCTAATGTGAGTAGAGGAACCATCTATCTTCATTATCAGGATAAATTCGATCTATTGGACAGATTAATTGCTGAGCATATTAAGGAAATGCGGGATATTTGTGAATCGACATCGGACATGGAATATAAAGATGCGAATCTTCCTTGGTTCGAATATCTTGAAAAAAATCATTTATTCTTTTCAACCATGCTAAAGAGTAAAGGGGCACCTTCTTTTCGCAGTCAGTTCCTGGAATTTCTAATCGAGGAGTTCCAAGATGAAGTCAATGTAAAAGGAGGAAAAAATCGCGGATTAAACGCAGATGTTATTCTTCAATTTATTGTGACGTCCTATGTAGGCATGGTGGAATGGTGGATAGCGAATGGAATGCCTTATTCCCCTCATGTTATGGCAGAGCAAGTGGGGATTTTGTTAGAGAGGAATTTATAA
- a CDS encoding Gfo/Idh/MocA family protein translates to MSAERQIRWGILGAAGIAKRAVIPGIQESETGVTAALASRDAEKAKRTAEELNIPVSYGSYEELLADSSIDAVYIPLPNHLHKEWTIRAAEAGKHVLCEKPMALTAKEAEEMAEACAKAGVVLAEAFMYRYHPRYTRLKEIIQAGEIGEIRGIHGTFTFNNAKDANNVRYKRYMGGGSLYDVGCYPISAARLILGEEPQAATVHALLSPEHDEVDMMASGLLEFSKGVALTFDCGMWAAFRNTLEVVGTDGRIEVPSAFIGPANFKVFTRDGEREEEFPQLNQYALQADTMARAIWGEADLPYPAEDAIRNMKVLDACLKSANERVRITL, encoded by the coding sequence ATGAGCGCTGAACGTCAAATAAGATGGGGCATTCTAGGGGCCGCCGGCATCGCCAAACGGGCCGTCATTCCCGGCATTCAAGAATCGGAGACGGGCGTTACCGCCGCCTTAGCGAGCCGGGACGCCGAGAAGGCCAAACGGACGGCGGAGGAGCTGAATATCCCCGTGTCTTATGGAAGTTACGAGGAGCTGCTCGCCGACAGCAGCATCGACGCCGTGTATATCCCGCTGCCCAACCACCTTCACAAGGAATGGACGATCCGGGCGGCCGAGGCCGGCAAGCATGTGTTGTGCGAGAAGCCGATGGCCTTGACGGCCAAAGAAGCGGAGGAAATGGCGGAGGCGTGCGCCAAAGCAGGCGTGGTGCTGGCCGAAGCCTTCATGTACCGGTATCACCCGCGCTACACCCGCCTGAAGGAAATCATCCAGGCCGGAGAGATCGGGGAAATCCGCGGCATCCACGGCACCTTCACGTTCAATAACGCAAAGGACGCGAACAACGTGCGTTACAAGCGGTACATGGGCGGAGGCTCGCTGTATGACGTGGGCTGCTACCCGATCAGCGCCGCCAGGCTGATTCTGGGTGAGGAGCCCCAGGCCGCTACCGTTCACGCCCTGCTCTCGCCCGAGCACGATGAGGTGGACATGATGGCCTCCGGGCTGCTGGAGTTCTCGAAGGGCGTCGCGCTGACCTTCGACTGCGGCATGTGGGCGGCTTTCCGCAACACGCTGGAGGTGGTCGGCACCGACGGCCGCATCGAGGTTCCCTCCGCTTTTATCGGACCGGCGAACTTTAAGGTCTTCACGCGCGACGGGGAACGGGAGGAAGAATTCCCGCAGCTCAACCAGTATGCCCTGCAGGCAGACACCATGGCGCGTGCCATCTGGGGAGAGGCCGACCTGCCCTACCCCGCTGAGGATGCCATACGGAACATGAAGGTGCTGGATGCCTGCCTGAAATCGGCCAACGAGCGGGTGCGCATTACCCTGTAA
- a CDS encoding aldo/keto reductase: protein MKTIQIPGLDRGVSQLIMGSDYFNLRNTEKVHEMLDAYFEVGGNTIDTAHIYSGGESEQAIGRWMAERGNRDQVVIFTKGAHHDSKGPRVTREAIDSDLAVSLERLRTDYIDLYALHRDNPEVPVGPIVEALNRHIEKGTIRAVGGSNWTTRRLQEANEYAAAHGLTGFSFSSPNLSLAKANEPFWAGCVSADEETLDWHEANRFPLLSWSSQARGFFTGRFGPEDRSNADLVRVFYSDDNWERLRRAEQLGKDKGLSTIQIALAYVLNQPFPACALIGPQNTAELNSSVEGARVTLTPDEIRWLDLRDRG from the coding sequence TTGAAAACGATTCAAATCCCCGGCCTGGACCGCGGAGTTTCCCAGTTGATCATGGGATCGGACTATTTCAATCTCCGCAACACGGAGAAGGTTCACGAAATGCTGGATGCCTACTTCGAGGTAGGCGGCAACACCATCGACACCGCCCACATCTACAGCGGCGGAGAAAGCGAGCAGGCCATCGGCCGCTGGATGGCCGAGCGCGGCAACCGCGACCAGGTCGTCATCTTCACGAAAGGCGCCCATCACGATTCCAAAGGCCCGAGGGTGACCCGGGAGGCGATTGACTCCGACCTGGCGGTGAGCCTGGAGCGGCTCCGAACCGATTACATCGATCTCTACGCTCTTCACCGGGACAACCCGGAGGTTCCGGTCGGCCCGATCGTGGAAGCACTCAACCGTCACATCGAGAAGGGCACGATCCGGGCGGTCGGCGGCTCGAACTGGACCACCCGCCGTCTTCAGGAAGCCAACGAGTACGCGGCGGCCCACGGGCTGACCGGATTCTCGTTCAGCTCCCCGAACCTGAGCCTGGCCAAGGCGAACGAGCCGTTCTGGGCCGGCTGCGTGTCGGCCGACGAAGAAACGCTCGACTGGCACGAGGCCAACCGCTTCCCGCTTCTCTCCTGGTCCTCACAGGCAAGAGGATTCTTTACCGGCCGGTTCGGCCCGGAAGACCGCTCGAACGCCGATCTCGTTCGCGTCTTCTACAGCGACGACAACTGGGAGCGCCTGCGCCGCGCCGAGCAGCTCGGCAAGGACAAGGGGCTCAGCACGATCCAGATCGCGCTCGCCTACGTGCTCAATCAGCCGTTCCCGGCCTGCGCCCTCATCGGGCCGCAGAACACGGCAGAGCTGAATTCGAGCGTGGAAGGAGCCCGCGTCACCTTGACGCCGGACGAAATCCGCTGGCTGGATTTGCGCGACCGCGGGTAA
- a CDS encoding SDR family oxidoreductase, producing MSDIQGKVVIITGASSGIGEATAKELASKGAILVLAARREDRLKQLQEEIQNGGGQAIYKVTDVTSNEQMEELAEFTLKSFGKIDVLVNNAGVMPHSFLYKKEIDDWNKMIDVNIKGVLYGIAAVLPSMRERKEGHIINVSSVAGHVVGAGSTVYASTKHAVRAISEGLRKEELINNIRSTIISPGAVTSELIEGVTDPDLVPVIEKLYEMAIGADSIARAIAFAMEEPADVAINEMIIRPTRQER from the coding sequence ATGTCCGATATCCAAGGCAAAGTTGTCATAATTACAGGTGCATCAAGCGGGATCGGAGAAGCTACTGCCAAAGAACTTGCTTCAAAAGGCGCCATATTGGTCCTGGCAGCCCGGCGTGAAGATCGATTAAAGCAACTGCAGGAAGAAATTCAAAACGGCGGTGGTCAAGCCATTTATAAAGTGACTGACGTGACGTCGAACGAACAAATGGAAGAGCTAGCCGAATTTACTCTTAAGTCTTTTGGGAAAATCGATGTTTTGGTTAACAATGCCGGAGTCATGCCTCATTCGTTTCTTTATAAGAAAGAAATTGATGATTGGAACAAAATGATTGACGTCAACATCAAAGGTGTTCTGTATGGCATCGCGGCTGTGCTGCCTTCCATGAGGGAACGAAAAGAAGGGCACATCATTAACGTTTCCTCTGTTGCAGGACACGTTGTCGGCGCTGGAAGCACCGTGTATGCGTCAACGAAGCACGCCGTACGTGCCATATCGGAAGGATTGCGCAAAGAAGAGCTTATTAACAACATCCGCTCAACCATCATCTCGCCAGGAGCCGTTACGAGCGAATTGATCGAAGGCGTTACCGATCCTGATTTAGTGCCGGTGATCGAAAAACTGTATGAAATGGCTATCGGAGCCGATAGCATCGCTCGTGCGATTGCGTTTGCTATGGAAGAACCGGCTGACGTCGCGATTAATGAGATGATCATTCGTCCGACGCGTCAAGAACGATAA